The Amycolatopsis sp. NBC_01480 genome segment CTCAGAGGACGGCCACCACCAGTCCGGCCAGCCGCCCGGGCTCGGTGACGATCTCGATGCCGGTGATCCGGTCGCCGTCGATGGTGAACGCCATCGACGCCAGCAGCCGGCCCCGCGGGGCGACGACGAGGCCGGGCTTGCCGTCGACCAGGGCCGCGCGCGCGAAGGCGGCGCGGTCGGAGAACCGCCGCGCGCCGTTCGCCACCTGCTCGGCGCCGTGGACGATCGTGGAGTCGTCGCCGTCCACGCGCAGCACGACGTCGGGGTCGAGCACCGCGACGAGTGCGGTGAAGTCACCTTCGCGCGCGGCGGCGAGGAAGGCCTTGACGACCCGGCGCCGTCGGTCGAGGCCGGCGTCGGAAGCGGTGGTGCCGCCGCGGACCCGGCGGCGCGCGCGGCTCGCGAGCTGACGCGCGGCGGCCGGGGCGCGGTCCACGATCGGCGCGATCTCCTCGAACGGCAGCGCGAAGATGTCGTGCAGCACAAAGGCCAGCCGCTCGGCCGGGGTCAGGGTGTCGAGCACGACGAGCAGCGCGAGCCCGACCGAATCGGCCAAAACGGCCTCGTCCTCGGGATCGGTGCCGCCCGCCTGGTCCGGCAGCTCGTCCCCGGCCGGCTCCTCGCGCCGCGACGCCCGCGAGCGCAGCACGTCGAGGCACACGCGGCTGACCACGGTGGTCAGCCAGCCGCCGAGGTTCGCGACGTCCTCGGTGCCGGCGCGGCTGAACCGCAGCCAGGCCTCCTGCACGGCGTCGTCCGCCTCGGCCAGCGAGCCCAGCATCCGGTAGGCCACCGCCCTGAGGTGCGCGCGGTGGGTCTCGAACTGCTGCGCCGCCAGGTCCCACTCGTCCACTGTGCTCCTCCGGTCCGGGTGCTCTCCCCACTCTGACGCGCGCGGGCCCGCGATTGTGACTCAGGTGCGCGCCGGTCAGTGAGCGATG includes the following:
- a CDS encoding sigma-70 family RNA polymerase sigma factor, whose protein sequence is MDEWDLAAQQFETHRAHLRAVAYRMLGSLAEADDAVQEAWLRFSRAGTEDVANLGGWLTTVVSRVCLDVLRSRASRREEPAGDELPDQAGGTDPEDEAVLADSVGLALLVVLDTLTPAERLAFVLHDIFALPFEEIAPIVDRAPAAARQLASRARRRVRGGTTASDAGLDRRRRVVKAFLAAAREGDFTALVAVLDPDVVLRVDGDDSTIVHGAEQVANGARRFSDRAAFARAALVDGKPGLVVAPRGRLLASMAFTIDGDRITGIEIVTEPGRLAGLVVAVL